The genomic interval ATTTCGAGAAGGAAGGCTGGGAGGTGCACTGGGTCGAGCGCATAGCCGACGCCGAGCAGATCCTCAAGGAGGGCCTGAATCCCCTGGTTACCCTGGCGGACCTCAACCTGCCGGACGGCAACAGCCTTGATCTTCTCGAAAAGACCCGTGAGCGCGGTGGGGGCGGTGAGTGGATCTTTTTGACCGCCTACGGTAGCGTGCCCGACTCCGTCCGCGCCCTGCGCCTGGGCGCTTACGATTTTCTGGAGAAGCCCTGCGAGATGGAGCGCCTCGACATGGTCCTGCGCTCGGCGGCGCGCGGCGCCCGGGCACAGCGGCGGGTGGCCGACGACACGAGTCATCGCTCCCAGCGCTATCATCCCAACAGCTTCCTTGGCGATAGCCCTGCCGCCCTGCGGGTACGGGAAATCCTGGGACGCCTGGGACAGGTCCCGTACAGCGCCCTGATCATTTCCGGCGAAACAGGGACGGGCAAGGGCCTTGCAGCGCGCATCCTGCACTACAGCGGGCAGCGCTCCGATGGTCCGCTGATCGAGCTGAACTGTGCCGCTCTGCCCCGGGAGTTGCTGGAGTCGGAGCTTTTTGGTTACGAACCCGGCGCCTTCACCGGCGCCAGTTCGCGCCATCGCGGGCTGGTGGAGCAGGCCCATGGCGGTAGCCTATTTCTGGATGAGATCTCCGAAATGGACCTGGATCTCCAGGCCAAACTCCTCAAGGTCATTGAAGACAAAAGCCTACGGCGATTGGGGGCGGATCGGGTGCAGCAGGTGGACGTGCGCTTTTTGGCAGCCAGCAATCGCGATCTGGACGCCATGGTGGCAGCGGGACGCTTCCGGGCCGACCTCTACCACCGCCTCAGCGTCGTCCGCCTCGAGTTGCCGCCTCTGCGCGAGCGCAAGCAGGATCTGCGTATTCTCGTTCCCCACTTCATCGCCGAATTCAATGCTCAGGCAGGCAAGCGCGTGCGTTACGTCAGCCCCGCCGTCTGGGAGGCTCTGGAGCACTACGACTGGCCCGGCAACGTGCGCGAGCTGCGCAACGTGGTGGAGCGGGGCGTGCTCTTTTCCGAGGGCGAGGAACTGCCCTTGGAATGGCTGCAACTTCCGGGACGCGGCGCCACATCCTGTCCTGCACCGGGATCCTGTCCCGTGGAGGATGACCGGCAGATCATCCTTCCCATCGACGGCAGCATGGATCTCGACAGCATGGAACGTCTGATCCTGCAGCGGGTGCTCCAGCGCACCGACCATAATGTGACCCAAGCAGCGCGGGTCCTGGGCGTCACCCGGGAGACGCTACGGTATCGCATCCGCAAATACGCACTGATGGAAGACGGCGACGCCTGACTTTGACGTCACCCGGGCGGGCGCGCTACACTCCGCGACACGGAGAGATGGCCGAGAGGCTGAAGGCGCTCCCCTGCTAAGGGAGTATGGGGCTAAACACTCCATCGAGGGTTCGAATCCCTCTCTCTCCGCCAGCATTTCGAGGAACCCTGGCGCGCTTACTCATCGACGGTGCCAGGGTGGTCCGTCTTTTTGGCGACCAAAGCCTCATTCACGAGCGGCTGCACACACCGATGGCTTTTCTGCCCACGCCGATCAGCGCGAGTCGCTCGCCTGGCAGTAGGCGCTGCGCCCGACGCAGGTCATTATAGTGCACGGCGATCACGAACCTGGTCGGTGAGAGCGAAAACGGCATAGGCACGAGGGAAGACGGCGGCGAGGATTCAGGTAACTGCCATCCGAGTACGTCGCCGTGCCTGTGTAGCAAACGCCATGGTGTGCGCTGAATCGGTCCTCAAACCTCGCTCACGTTACTCAGGCCCAGGCGGGTCATGCGTCGCCACAAGGTAACTCGATCGATACCAAGCTCTCGGGCTACGGCACTGCGGTTATTGGCATGTTTCTGAAGCAGATTGATCAAGGCGTCGCGCTCCTCGTCCAAGGGTCCCGCCGAGGCTTGACCCTGACCGATCTGGTTTTTCTGTACTCGCTCGACAAAATCCTGCGGTAAATCGGCCAGTTCGACCTCGTTGCCCGTGGCGCAGATGCTGGTGTACTCCATGATATTGCGAAGCTCGCGCACATTGCCCGGCCAAGGGTAGTCGAGGAGCAGGTGCTTGACCTGGGAACCGAGTTTACGCGCGTTGCGTCCGCCAAACTTGGCAAGAAAATACTCGGCAAGCAGGATGATATCCGAACGCCGCTCCCGCAGCGGTGGGACGTGCACGGGTATGACGTTGAGTCGATAGAAGAGATCGGCACGAAAATCACCGCGCTCTACCGCCGCCTTCAGCCCCTGGTTGGTTGCGGCTACCACTCGCACATCCACCTTGCGAGTTTTCATCGAGCCAATGGGCTCAAAGGACTGTTCCTCCAGAACCTTCAGCAATTTTGCCTGATGCGGTTTGCTCAGTTCGCTGATCTCATCCAGAAACAGCGTGCCGCCATCGGCCGCGGCAAATCGTCCGATGCGATCGCCGACTGCGCCCGTGTACGCACCTTTGGCAGCACCGAAAAATTCCGCCTCCCAGAGATTCTCGGGAATGGCGGCGCAGTTGACCTCGACCAAAGGTTTGCGGGCGCGCAGGCTGCTGTCGTGGAGCAGACGGGCGAGCATTCCCTTTCCGGTCCCTGACTCGCCTTGGATGAGGACGCTGGCGTCGCTTTGCGCCACTTGTTCGATCAACTCGATGGCGCGCAACATCTGCGGGTCGCGACTGTGGATGCCCGCGCGTGACTCGCCGGAGAGGCTGCGTTCAGCCTGCCGCAGGGTCGTTACGTCTTCGATGAAAAAGACCCGATACTTTCGATCCCGTTGTCGTACCATGCGGGTGCGCAAGGCGAGGATCCGGGTTTCGTTGTCGTTGGTCACCACGCGATCCCAACTGACGCAACTTTCCGCAGGACGACTTACCGCATCCCCATGACCAGCGGAAATGGACGCCCGCACGATCTCCTTCTGCAATTGTAAATGTGGAATCTCACGTAAATGGGTGGCCCGATTGATCCCCAAGAACTGATCCGCAACGGAATTGAAATACAGAATGTTTCCCTGTTGATCGGCAATCATCATGCCGAACGGGATATTGTCTATCAGTTGCGGCATGACGGCCAACAGGACGTCCCGAGTCTTGCTATCGAGGTCAGTCATTGGTTCTCCTGCGGCGGAGGGCCGTAGCCCCCCGGATAGCCATATGGCCCATAATCCGGCCCAGGATAGGGAGGCGGATATCCAATCTCGCCAGCATAGCCTCGGCTGGGCGGTAATGGCAAAGGACGTGGAGGTCCAGAATATATGCTATTCTCGTTTGCCCAAGGAACCATACTGGCGAAGAAGGAGAACGGTGGCGACACGTTCTTGTTGAGACTCCAAAAATCCGCCTGCATTTGCCCCGTTGCCTGGGCCATGTAGTTGGTGGATGCCGTCATCCTGCGCATGTCGCTGGCCATGCTGTCCATATTCCGTTGGACATTGGGGCTGAGGGCTTGCACCTGCTTGGTCATGGCGCGTAGGTCGCGGCTCATTTCTACGGCCAGATAGAATTCGTAGGCTGCCAGCACCATGAAAGCGGTCAGGCCAGCAAAGACGATCAGACGAAGCTGGCGATCCGAGAGTCCTGCGAGGTTGTGATGATCCGCAGAAGACGGTTGAGAATCTTGGGTCATTTACGCTTTTCCTTGGTTCGTGTCTGCTGCGCGAGCAGTTCCTGTGCAAGAGGAGGGTCGAGGCGCTGCAAGATCGGTAGCAGAGCACCGGCTTCGAGAGGACGACCCTCGGCGATTAGAGATTTTGCTGCCAGATAGTAGTTTTTTGCCGCGAGCTGCGGACGTCCGGTCTGATAATAGATATTGCCGAGTTCACCATACCAGCGTGGCTGAGGATGTTCCTTGATAAGTTTCTCATACGCCGTTATGGCACCATTTATATTCCCATGCCAATAGTCTGCTCGTGCCTGAATGGCAAGACGGTCCAGCTGCGCGTTCTGTTCCTTGGAAGACGATTTCCCTGGCGCCTTCTTTGCGATGTTCTGGGCTTGTTTTGCTTTGTTTTCAGAGCGCTCGGTCTTGGTTTTTGCCGGCTCTACCTTCACGGCATCTGCCGCGATTGCGGGAGGGAAATTGCTCAAGACAAAAACAACGACCATGGTGACTATGGAAATCTGCCCAATTTTTCCCATTGATAAACTCCTTGCAGTCATTTTGCCAGCTCTGCCTGCAGCTGCATGGCCGCCTCGGGATTCAATCGGGTGAGGATAGGAATCAGTGCTGCAGCCTGCGCGTAGCGCCCCTGCGCCAATAACAACCGCCCGGCATGGCCGTAGGCGTTGCCAGCAGCAATTCTTTGCCCAGCAGCCCAGAGCACATTGCCGAGCTCACCGTAGAGTGCAGCGCGATCGGGATCTGCTTCGATCAACGCACGGTAATCGCCAATGGCCACCGCATAGTCGCGCAGCCAATACGCCTGTCGTGCCGCCATGAGCAGGGTGAGTTGACGATCGCTGAGACGATTTTCCGAACTCGTGGTGGTCGTCGGCGCATGGCCTGGTATCTCAGCCTCGTGCGTTGGCAGGGGGGCAGTTGCCGCCGGCGTTGGCGCAGGGGCCGGGTGGACCGCGGCGGGCTCGACTGTTTTACCGCGCCAGTCTGCCCAATGGCGTGCAAGGTAGGCGCGTACGCTTTGCCAGTCCTGTTGCCAGGTGCCGGGATGTTGGGCGATGGCAATGCCAATGAGCACGATCGCCACCAAAAGTATAAGAAAGAGCAATCGTGCCAGAAAAGCTCGCATATCAGGACTCCTGCCGAGGTGGTGATTTCATCGTCATGGTACGAAGGGTCCCGGAGGCGGGGGCACATCCATGGAGGAACTGGCGGCGGGCGGCGGCAGGGTACCTGTAGCCATTTGTGGGGTAGCCGACGCGTCGTTGGGATAGCCATAGTAGGCACCCTCAGGCGGGTATGCAGGCTCCGGTGCTGGATAAGCGGGAGCAGGATATCCACTGGGACCCATATAGGCGCCGCCGTAGTAGGCCGCATATGGACCATCGTAGGCACCATAGCTGCCGGTGCTAAAGGTCATGGGACCACCCCTTGGCCGCTGAATATGCATGCTGCCCATACTCCAGGGACCCATGCTGCCGGAAAACGGTCCACCCCAGCCCGAGAATGGGCCGGCAAAATTCTCCATGGGTCCCCACCCTCCCCAAGGCCCCCAGGCAAGAGCAGAGCTGCTGGTCAGCACAGTCATCGCTGCCAGCGTGAGGGCAGCGGCGCGACGCGATTTCATCCGTAACACGATTCGCTCCTCCACTCACCACCAACCCATGGGAGACATCGGTCCCCAGGGTGACATCGGACTGCCCCAACCCGACCATGGACTCCCGCCCCATGGTATTCCGCCACCCCAGGGTCTGCCCCAACCGGACCAGGGCGTGCCGCTACCCCAGCCGGACCAAGGCTGTCCCCAGCCGTCCCATGGGCCACCGGAAAAGCTCATGGGACCACCGTGGGGAAACTGCATGCTGAAGCTGCCCATATTCCACGGGCCGAAACTGCCGTTTCCCGGTCCCCCGTAGCCACCCCAAGGTCCGGCATAACCATCCCAAGGGCTGCCGTACCAGCCTCCGCCCCAAGGCATCCCTCCGCCCCAGGGCATTCCTCCACCATCCCAAGATCCCCAAGCAAGAGCAGAAGCGGGTAGGGCCAAGATCAACAACGTAGCAACGGCTAATGGTACTTTTTTCATGACGATGCACCTCTCGAATCGACGGGACGATGAGCGTCCCAGCACAAAATCACCGCGATCCCCGGGGATCTACTGCCAAGGCGGCGGCGCATATGGGCCAGGACCCACGGGTGGACGGCCAGGGCCGTAGCCGGACGGGGGCCCATAGGGCATGGGTGGGGGCGGTGGCGCCATCGGTCCTTGCCATCCACCGGCTGGGTGCCCGCCCATCTCCGGCAGGGGTGGATAGGGCCCCTGGGGTGGTGGACCGTAGGCCTCTGCCTGTGGGCCGTAGGCCGGTGGCATCGCGTAGGGCTCGGGGTAGGGACTGGGACCCATGGGTGGACGGCCAGGGCCGTAGCCGGGCGGAGCCCCATAAGGCATGGGTGGAGGCGGTGGCGCCATCGGCCCCTGCCATCCCCCGGCCCATCCCCCAGCGGGACTCGCATGCGTAGCGGACAGTGGAGGGTATGGCCCCTGTGGCGGCGGACCGTAAGCGGGCGTCCTTGGTCCGTAGGCTGGCTGGGGATAGGTACGTGGGGGCATCGGCGGATAGCCTTGTGCTCCGGGCGCCGTCCAGTACGGCTGTGCCATGGCGGGGTAGGGGGCACCCTGGGATGCGGCGGGATAACCGCCCATGGAGCCGTTACCACCAGATTGCGGACTGCTGTTGCCGGCACTCAATTCTTCTGGAGATACGGGGTAGGGCCCGGGAGGTGGCGGCACGTAGGCAACGGCTTCGGCTCGTGGGGCCAGGGGCGCTTGAGCGATACCGTTCCACTCCGGTGCGGTGCCATCGCTCTGCACCCCCCCACGCGACGGTATGGAGTCGTCGCTGGGAGCGGGCATTGCGGACGGACCAGTATCGCCTTGCCAGGGAATCATCCCGGAAGTACTGCCGCTGCCCACGGTGGTGTAATTCCCATCGTAGGGCGCGGCGACAGCGCCACTGCCGACGAGGAGACCGGCGAGCGCCATCAGGGCTCGGAGGCGATTGGTGGAAGGTTTAGGGTACATACGGATTCTCCTCGAGGCAGTTACTTCGTGAACAGGCGCGTAAGAAAACGGCGCCACGCGGTGACAAAAGCCCGGAGATCCTCCCAAAGGCTATGCCAGATCAATGACAGCAGGGCAAAACCATTGCCGCCGCGATGCTTCGTCCGCTGCGGACGGGTGCCGCTGTCCACCTTTTCGCTACGGGTAAGGGGCATCTCCCCAGGATGGACGACGATCCAGTTGCGGCGACTCATGGGAAATGGTGGCTTCCCCCTCATCGTGCCGTTATCCAGGTCGATACTGGCCGGACAAAAAGCGCGGCGACCACTGACGCAACCCATGGGAATGACCAGCAGGGTGAGAATGGTCGACACCATCACCCCAAAGAGCAGGGAGATACCCATGCCGCGGAAAATGGGTGAGGTGATGATCTCCGCCGAGCCCAGCATCAGTGCCAGAGCGGTAATGACGATGGGACGGGTACGGGTGGCACAGGCTTCGATCAGCGCATCGAGCACGGGATAGCCCTCGGCGACCCGCTGCTGGGAGTAATCCACCAAGAGGATCGAATTGCGCACGATGATACCGGCCAACGCGATGAAGCCGATCATCGAAGTAGCGGTAAAACTGGCGCCAAAGAGCCAGTGTCCCGGCAAAATCCCGATCAAGGTCAATGGAATGGGGACCATGATGATGGCAGGAATGATGAAATTGCCGAACTCCCAGACCACCAGCATGTAGATCAGCACCAGGGCGACCAGGAAAGCCGCGCCCATATCGCGGAAGGTGGTATACGTCACCGTCCATGCCCCCCCCCATTTGATGGCGGCACGGTCCCCACTCGGCTGACTGATCCAGTCGATTCCCAGAGCCTTGCCCGTGGGCGCTAGGTAGTGACGTAGGGCGGACTGGACTTCGAGCATGCCGTACAGAGGGGCATCGAGACGTCCCTGGGTATCCGCCATGACGTATTGCACCGGGCGAAGATCCTGCTGGTATATGGGCGCCTCTGCGGGGACGCGCTGGAAATTGCCCAGACTGTACAGTGGCACCACCCCGTAGTGCGGCGAAGGAATCGGCAGGTTGGCCAGATTCTGTACATTGCTGCGTAGATACAGAGGTGCCTGCAGGAAAATCGGTACCGCCAGAGTCTGTCCGTAGGGATGGAAATCCCCCAGCTCGTAGCCGCCCATGACCAGGGCCAGGGTATCGTTGACCGTGGCGTTGCTGATTCCTGCCATGCCGGCGCGGGTGGCATCCACACGGAAGGCAAGCAGGTCGTGGGGCGCCATCAGGGTGTTATTGACGTCCGTCAGGTTCCTGCTGTGTTCAAAGACCGTGGTCAGATGTTTGGCCACCGCATCCCGAACCGCTGCTGATGGACCGTAGACCTCGGCCACCACGGGCGCCAACACCGGAGGACCCGGCGGCGTCTGCACCACCTGAAGCCGTGCTCCCCAGCTCTGCGCCACGGCTTCGATACGCCGTCGCGCCTCCTTGGCCAAAGTCGAACTGGAAGCAGAGCGATCGCCGCTGTCCACCAACTGCACGTGGATCATGGCCTGCCAAGGCTGGTTACGCAGGTAGTAGTGGCGAACCATCCCATTGAAATCGTAGGGTTCCGGCGTGCCCACGTAGCTTTGCAGGGCAACGACATCGCGCATGCCCCGTAGCCTTTCCTCAATGGCGTAGGTCGCGTTGGCGGTATCGGCCAGTGCAGTGCCCGCGGGCATGTTCACCACCACATCGAATTCATCGGAATTATCGTGGGGGAGCATGGTGAAAGGCACCCATTCCACCACGAACAAGGCTAAGCTCCCGAAGAAGGCGACGACGATACCGGCGAGAAACAATCGGCCGTAGAGCTTGCGCCGTACCAGCGGAATCAGGGTCTGGGCGAAGAATTTGCGCAACCAGGCCGCTTGCCGTGCCTCGCGATGGTGCATCTTTTCGAGCACCCGCAGATTGGGCTTGAAGCGCACGATCAACCACGGCGCCAGAGCAAAGGCGATGAGTAAGGAAGAGAGCATGGCCACGGATCCCAGCACCGGAATCGGAGCCATGTACGGACCCATCATGCCGCCCACGAAGCCCATGGGCAGCAGGGCTGCAATGACCGTGAAGGTAGCCAGGATGGTGGGATTCCCCACTTCGCGTACGGCGTCGATGAGGGTTTCCGTCGAAGTGTTGTTCTCTTGTAGCCAACGACGATAGACGTTTTCGACGATGACGATGGAGTCGTCGACCAGAATACCGATGGAGAAGATGAGTCCAAAAAGGCTGACGCGATTGATGGTGATGCCCAAAAGCCACGCCGCGAACACCGTAATCAACAAGATCAGCGGAATGGTGATGACGACAACGGCGGCAGCGCGCCAGCCCAGGGTGAGAAAAATGAGTGCGCTGACGGCAGCAGTGGCCACCAACAGCTTGAAGAGGAGTGAGTTGACCTTGTCGTTGGCGGTCTTGCCGTCATCCCGAGTGATGCTGACGTGGACATTCTCTGGAATGACAGACCCCTCCAGGGAATGGATCCGCGCAATCAGCGCCTCGGCAACGCTCACGGCATTGCTGCCGGCCGTCTTGGCCAGGGCAATGGTCACCGCTGGAGCGTTGTGAATCGGCTCGCCCCTGTGCGCTGCACCGGTGCTGTAGGTAACGAGGCTGTGGGGAGCGATGGGACCGTAGTGCACGCTCGCCACCTGGGAGAGGTACACCGGTGCCCCATGGAAGACGCCGACGACGAGATTCTCAACCTGCCGTGGGCTGCGCAGGAAACCACCGCTCAGAATCGCCAAATGCTGGTTGTTACCCTCGGCGCTGCCACTTTGCGACTCCTGATTGGCGGAGCGCACCACCTCGGCAACGGCCTGGGGCGGCAGGTCATAGGCCGCCAAACGGCTTGGCTGCACATCGATATTCAGCGCGTCGGTAGCGCCGTGAACGATAAAGCTCTCGCCAGTGTCGGGAACCTCCTTCAAGCGCTTCAATACGCTCTGGGCGATTTCATCGAGGGTTCCCGGGCCCACACTCTCGGACCAGAGCGTAAAGGTCATGAAGGGGACGCTGTTGATACCCTTGGCGCGCACCAGGGGCTTGCCCGCCCCGACGGGGATACGATCCATGTTTGCGGCGAGTTTGTTGTACACCGCCACCAGAGCCGGGGCCATGTGTTCGCCCACCTCAAAGCGCACCGTGACCATGGCCTCGCCCTGATTGGAAACCGAATACACGTGGCGCACGCCCGGCAGTTCGCTCATCAGCTGCTGCAGGGGGTCTGCGACCATGCGTGCGACTTCTCCGGGCGAATGCCCAGGGTAGGGCACGAAGATGTCCACCATGGGCACGGATATCTGCGGATTGGATGCCCGCGGTGTGGAAACCAAGCCCAGAATACCGGCGGCGAGCAGCACCACGAGCGAGAGCGGCGCCAAAGGCGAGTTGATGAAAATACGGGCAATGCTGCCTGCGAGACCAAGGCTTTTCTTCTCCGGCGCTTGCGGAGTGGGACTGCCGTTGCAGGTGCTCATGCATCCGCTCCCGAAGCAGTGCGCAGCCGATAGCCGGAGCCAATCCCGGCGGGCGGATCGTTGACCACGATCTCTCCAGGTCGTAATCCCGACAGCACTTGCACCATGCCGTTACCCAGGGGTTCGCCCAAGCGCAAGACGCGCAGTTGCGTGACGCCGCGCACGTCCACCAGTACCGAGGGCAGACTACGGCCGGGCAGCAAGGCCGACTTCGGGATGGCCACACCAAGGGAGGTCGACCGTGCAGCGGGCAGATGCACCGTCACATAATCACCGGCACGAATACCGGTGTCCGGCGGT from Acidithiobacillus caldus ATCC 51756 carries:
- a CDS encoding sigma-54-dependent transcriptional regulator produces the protein MADPLLIIEDEIFLGREMRRYFEKEGWEVHWVERIADAEQILKEGLNPLVTLADLNLPDGNSLDLLEKTRERGGGGEWIFLTAYGSVPDSVRALRLGAYDFLEKPCEMERLDMVLRSAARGARAQRRVADDTSHRSQRYHPNSFLGDSPAALRVREILGRLGQVPYSALIISGETGTGKGLAARILHYSGQRSDGPLIELNCAALPRELLESELFGYEPGAFTGASSRHRGLVEQAHGGSLFLDEISEMDLDLQAKLLKVIEDKSLRRLGADRVQQVDVRFLAASNRDLDAMVAAGRFRADLYHRLSVVRLELPPLRERKQDLRILVPHFIAEFNAQAGKRVRYVSPAVWEALEHYDWPGNVRELRNVVERGVLFSEGEELPLEWLQLPGRGATSCPAPGSCPVEDDRQIILPIDGSMDLDSMERLILQRVLQRTDHNVTQAARVLGVTRETLRYRIRKYALMEDGDA
- a CDS encoding sigma-54 interaction domain-containing protein codes for the protein MTDLDSKTRDVLLAVMPQLIDNIPFGMMIADQQGNILYFNSVADQFLGINRATHLREIPHLQLQKEIVRASISAGHGDAVSRPAESCVSWDRVVTNDNETRILALRTRMVRQRDRKYRVFFIEDVTTLRQAERSLSGESRAGIHSRDPQMLRAIELIEQVAQSDASVLIQGESGTGKGMLARLLHDSSLRARKPLVEVNCAAIPENLWEAEFFGAAKGAYTGAVGDRIGRFAAADGGTLFLDEISELSKPHQAKLLKVLEEQSFEPIGSMKTRKVDVRVVAATNQGLKAAVERGDFRADLFYRLNVIPVHVPPLRERRSDIILLAEYFLAKFGGRNARKLGSQVKHLLLDYPWPGNVRELRNIMEYTSICATGNEVELADLPQDFVERVQKNQIGQGQASAGPLDEERDALINLLQKHANNRSAVARELGIDRVTLWRRMTRLGLSNVSEV
- a CDS encoding tetratricopeptide repeat protein, which encodes MGKIGQISIVTMVVVFVLSNFPPAIAADAVKVEPAKTKTERSENKAKQAQNIAKKAPGKSSSKEQNAQLDRLAIQARADYWHGNINGAITAYEKLIKEHPQPRWYGELGNIYYQTGRPQLAAKNYYLAAKSLIAEGRPLEAGALLPILQRLDPPLAQELLAQQTRTKEKRK
- a CDS encoding efflux RND transporter permease subunit; translated protein: MSTCNGSPTPQAPEKKSLGLAGSIARIFINSPLAPLSLVVLLAAGILGLVSTPRASNPQISVPMVDIFVPYPGHSPGEVARMVADPLQQLMSELPGVRHVYSVSNQGEAMVTVRFEVGEHMAPALVAVYNKLAANMDRIPVGAGKPLVRAKGINSVPFMTFTLWSESVGPGTLDEIAQSVLKRLKEVPDTGESFIVHGATDALNIDVQPSRLAAYDLPPQAVAEVVRSANQESQSGSAEGNNQHLAILSGGFLRSPRQVENLVVGVFHGAPVYLSQVASVHYGPIAPHSLVTYSTGAAHRGEPIHNAPAVTIALAKTAGSNAVSVAEALIARIHSLEGSVIPENVHVSITRDDGKTANDKVNSLLFKLLVATAAVSALIFLTLGWRAAAVVVITIPLILLITVFAAWLLGITINRVSLFGLIFSIGILVDDSIVIVENVYRRWLQENNTSTETLIDAVREVGNPTILATFTVIAALLPMGFVGGMMGPYMAPIPVLGSVAMLSSLLIAFALAPWLIVRFKPNLRVLEKMHHREARQAAWLRKFFAQTLIPLVRRKLYGRLFLAGIVVAFFGSLALFVVEWVPFTMLPHDNSDEFDVVVNMPAGTALADTANATYAIEERLRGMRDVVALQSYVGTPEPYDFNGMVRHYYLRNQPWQAMIHVQLVDSGDRSASSSTLAKEARRRIEAVAQSWGARLQVVQTPPGPPVLAPVVAEVYGPSAAVRDAVAKHLTTVFEHSRNLTDVNNTLMAPHDLLAFRVDATRAGMAGISNATVNDTLALVMGGYELGDFHPYGQTLAVPIFLQAPLYLRSNVQNLANLPIPSPHYGVVPLYSLGNFQRVPAEAPIYQQDLRPVQYVMADTQGRLDAPLYGMLEVQSALRHYLAPTGKALGIDWISQPSGDRAAIKWGGAWTVTYTTFRDMGAAFLVALVLIYMLVVWEFGNFIIPAIIMVPIPLTLIGILPGHWLFGASFTATSMIGFIALAGIIVRNSILLVDYSQQRVAEGYPVLDALIEACATRTRPIVITALALMLGSAEIITSPIFRGMGISLLFGVMVSTILTLLVIPMGCVSGRRAFCPASIDLDNGTMRGKPPFPMSRRNWIVVHPGEMPLTRSEKVDSGTRPQRTKHRGGNGFALLSLIWHSLWEDLRAFVTAWRRFLTRLFTK